The proteins below are encoded in one region of Megalops cyprinoides isolate fMegCyp1 chromosome 14, fMegCyp1.pri, whole genome shotgun sequence:
- the ercc3 gene encoding general transcription and DNA repair factor IIH helicase subunit XPB — MVKKDRGDREKKKSKKRPYDDEEEDDEPMGSDSQEAAIPAAAGKQVDESSTKTDEYGAKDYRLQMLLKNDHASRPLWVAPDGHIFLEAFSPVYKYAQDFLVAIAEPVCRPTHVHEYKLTAYSLYAAVSVGLQTSDIIEYLQKLSKTSVPDGIIQFIKLCTVSYGKVKLVLKHNRYFVESTFPEVIQHLLQDSVIRDCRLRTADGGETELITEVVSSKPAISKSVQDNGGPSTSQGPQDSQRSGPDVPEDIFSYYEQMDKEEEEEDETQTVSFEIRQEMIEELQKRCIQLEYPLLAEYDFRNDTVNPDINMDLKPTAVLRPYQEKSLRKMFGNGRARSGVIVLPCGAGKSLVGVTAACTVRKRCLVLGNSSVSVEQWKAQFKMWSTIDDSQICRFTSDAKDKPIGCSVAISTYSMLGHTTKRSWEAERVMEWMRSQEWGLIILDEVHTIPAKMFRRVLTIVQAHCKLGLTATLVREDDKIVDLNFLIGPKLYEANWMELQNSGYIAKVQCAEVWCPMSPEFYREYVAIKTKKRILLYTMNPNKFRACQFLIRFHERRNDKIIVFADNVFALKEYAIRLNKPYIYGPTSQGERMQILQNFKHNPKINTIFISKVGDTSFDLPEANVLIQISSHGGSRRQEAQRLGRVLRAKKGMVAEEYNAYFYSLVSQDTQEMAYSTKRQRFLVDQGYSFKVITKLAGMEEEDLMFSTREEQQQLLQKVLAASDLDAEEEVVAGEVGSSRPQFSRRAGTMSSMSGADDTVYMEYQTARSSSSKSSNAKNIHPLFKRFRK, encoded by the exons ATGGTAAAAAAGGACAGGGGGGACCGGG AGAAGAAAAAGTCGAAGAAGCGACCCtatgatgatgaggaagaggatgatgagCCAATGGGCAGTGACTCCCAGGAGGCGGCCATCCCGGCTGCCGCAGGGAAACAGGTGGACGAATCAAGTACTAAGACTGATGAGTACGGGGCGAAGGACTATCGCCTGCAGATGCTTCTTAAGAATGATCACGCCTCCCGGCCTCTCTGGGTG GCCCCAGATGGTCACATCTTCCTGGAAGCCTTCTCGCCAGTGTACAAGTACGCGCAGGATTTCCTGGTGGCCATTGCGGAGCCCGTGTGCCGCCCCACACATGTCCACGAGTACAAGCTGACCGCCTACTCCCTGTACGCGGCCGTCAGTGTGGGTCTGCAGACCTCTGACATCATAGAGTACCTGCAGAAGCTTAGCAAAACCTCTGTCCCTGATGGCATCATACAGTTCATCAAG cTCTGCACTGTAAGCTACGGGAAAGTAAAACTCGTACTGAAGCATAATAG GTACTTTGTTGAGAGCACGTTTCCTGAGGTGATCCAGCATCTCCTGCAGGACAGTGTGATTCGGGATTGTCGTCTTCGCACCGCAGACGGGGGCGAAACGGAGCTCATCACTGAAGTCGTCTCCAGCAAGCCAGCG ATTTCAAAGTCCGTGCAGGACAATGGGGGTCCCTCCACATCACAGGGACCACAGGACAGCCAGCGCTCTGGGCCCGATGTCCCTGAGGACATCTTCAGCTACTACGAGCAGATggacaaagaggaagaggaggaagacgaaACCCAGACTGTTTCCTTTGAGATCAGACAG GAGATGATTGAGGAGCTGCAGAAGCGCTGTATCCAGCTGGAATACCCCCTTCTGGCGGAGTACGACTTCCGCAACGACACTGTCAACCCCGACATCAACATGGACCTGAAGCCCACGGCGGTGCTGCGGCCCTACCAGGAGAAGAGCCTGCGCAAGATGTTCGGCAATGGCAGAGCCCGCTCGGGGGTCATCGTGCTGCCCTGCG GTGCGGGGAAGTCTCTGGTGGGTGTGACCGCCGCCTGCACGGTGCGAAAGCGCTGCCTGGTTCTGGGGAACTCCTCCgtctctgtggagcagtggaaagcCCAGTTTAAGATGTGGTCCACCATTGACGACAGTCAGATCTGCCGCTTCACATCCGACGCCAAGGACAAACCCATCGGCTGCTCGGTGGCCATCAGCACCTACTCCATGCTGGGCCACACCACTAAGCGGTCCTGGGAGGCGGAGCGTGTGATGGAGTGGATGCGCAGCCAGGAGTGGGGTCTCATCATCCTGGACGAGGTGCATACCATCCCTG CGAAGATGTTTCGGCGGGTTCTGACAATCGTTCAAGCTCATTGCAAACTGGGTCTGACCGCCACCCTAGTACGAGAGGACGACAAGATTGTGGACCTCAACTTCCTCATTGGGCCCAAACTCTACGAGGCCAACTGGATGGAGCTGCAGAACAGCGGCTACATCGCCAAAGTGCAGTGCGCAGAG GTGTGGTGCCCGATGTCCCCGGAGTTTTATCGAGAGTACGTGGCGATCAAGACGAAGAAGCGAATCCTGCTGTACACGATGAATCCCAACAAGTTCCGCGCCTGCCAGTTCCTCATTCGCTTCCACGAGCGGCGCAACGACAAGATCATTGTCTTCGCTGACAATGTTTTTGCTCTCAAAGAATATGCCATTCGCCTCAACAA gccctaCATCTACGGTCCCACTTCCCAGGGCGAGCGCATGCAGATTCTGCAGAACTTCAAACACAATCCCAAGATCAACACCATCTTCATCTCTAAG GTGGGAGACACCTCGTTTGACCTGCCTGAGGCAAATGTTTTGATCCAGATCTCATCTCATGGTGGCTCACGTAGACAAGAAGCCCAGAGGCTGGGCAGAGTGCTTCGTGCCAAAAAAG gaaTGGTTGCAGAGGAGTACAATGCATACTTCTACTCCCTGGTCTCTCAAGACACTCAGGAGATGGCTTATTCCACCAAGAGACAGAGGTTTCTGGTGGACCAGGGCTACAGCTTCAAG GTGATCACTAAGCTGGCAGGtatggaggaggaggacctgATGTTCTCCACcagggaggagcagcagcagctcctgcagaagGTCCTGGCTGCATCCGACCTGGACgcggaggaggaggtggtggcaGGGGAGGTGGGCAGCAGCAGGCCACAG TTCTCACGGCGTGCGGGAACCATGAGTTCCATGTCGGGAGCTGATGACACGGTCTACATGGAGTATCAGACCgcacgcagcagcagcagcaagtcCTCCAACGCCAAGAACATCCATCCGCTCTTCAAGCGCTTCCGCAAATAG